From one Streptomyces sp. NBC_01478 genomic stretch:
- a CDS encoding alpha/beta hydrolase, with translation MTDSTAPRPVLEPAAQAFVEATANPPYLFDLAPAEGRKAVDEVQSGDIAKPAVDEEWITVSGGPTGQVRARIVRPAGATGTLPVIIYIHGAGWVFGNAHTHDRLVRELAVGAHAAVVFPEYDLSPEVRYPVAIEQNYTVAQWVVTEGAAKGLDATRIAVAGDSVGGNMSAALTLMAKERGDVPLLQQVLFYPVTDASFDTASYHQFAEGYFLRRDGMQWFWDQYTTDEAERAQITASPLRATTDQLTGLPPALVITGEADVLRDEGEAYANKLREAGVAVTAVRFQGIIHDFVMLNALRETHAAQAAITLAIDTLRKALAAG, from the coding sequence ATGACCGACAGCACCGCGCCCCGTCCCGTCCTCGAACCCGCCGCCCAGGCGTTCGTCGAGGCGACCGCGAACCCGCCGTACCTCTTCGACCTCGCCCCGGCGGAGGGCCGCAAGGCCGTCGACGAGGTCCAGTCCGGCGACATCGCCAAGCCCGCGGTCGACGAGGAGTGGATCACCGTGTCCGGCGGGCCCACCGGGCAGGTCAGGGCCCGTATCGTCCGCCCGGCCGGAGCGACCGGCACGCTTCCCGTGATCATCTACATCCACGGCGCCGGCTGGGTCTTCGGCAACGCCCACACCCACGACCGCCTGGTGCGCGAACTCGCCGTGGGCGCGCACGCCGCCGTGGTCTTCCCGGAGTACGACCTCTCGCCCGAGGTCCGCTACCCGGTCGCCATCGAGCAGAACTACACGGTCGCCCAGTGGGTCGTGACGGAGGGCGCGGCCAAGGGCCTCGACGCCACCCGCATCGCCGTGGCCGGCGACTCGGTCGGCGGCAACATGAGCGCCGCGCTCACCCTCATGGCCAAGGAACGCGGTGACGTGCCGCTGCTCCAGCAGGTGCTGTTCTACCCCGTCACCGACGCGAGCTTCGACACGGCGTCGTACCACCAGTTCGCGGAGGGCTACTTCCTGCGCCGTGACGGCATGCAGTGGTTCTGGGACCAGTACACGACCGACGAGGCCGAGCGCGCCCAGATCACCGCGTCCCCGCTGCGCGCCACGACCGACCAGCTCACCGGCCTGCCCCCGGCCCTCGTCATCACCGGCGAGGCCGACGTCCTCCGCGACGAGGGCGAGGCCTACGCCAACAAGCTCCGCGAGGCCGGCGTCGCCGTCACCGCCGTCCGCTTCCAGGGCATCATCCACGACTTCGTCATGCTCAACGCCCTGCGCGAGACCCACGCCGCCCAGGCCGCCATCACACTGGCGATCGACACCCTGCGCAAGGCACTCGCGGCCGGCTGA
- a CDS encoding MarR family winged helix-turn-helix transcriptional regulator produces the protein MSPAAAEPAEGSLLLDDQLCFALYAASRAVTARYRPLLEELGLTYPQYLVMLVLWEQDSISVRDLGNALQLESSTLSPLLKRLETNGLLRRERRRDDERSVAIRLTGAGARMRDQAAAVPLAIGAAMGLSPDQDALAKQLLRLITANVSAG, from the coding sequence ATGAGCCCAGCCGCCGCGGAACCGGCCGAGGGATCGCTGCTCCTCGACGACCAGTTGTGCTTCGCGCTGTACGCGGCCTCCCGCGCGGTGACCGCCCGCTACCGCCCGCTGCTGGAAGAACTCGGCCTGACCTATCCGCAGTACCTCGTCATGCTCGTCCTCTGGGAGCAGGACTCGATCTCCGTACGGGACCTGGGCAACGCGCTCCAACTGGAATCCAGCACGCTCTCCCCGCTGCTGAAGCGGCTGGAGACGAACGGCCTGCTGCGCCGCGAACGCCGCCGCGACGACGAACGCTCGGTCGCCATCCGCCTCACCGGCGCCGGCGCGCGGATGCGGGACCAGGCCGCCGCGGTACCTCTCGCCATCGGCGCCGCCATGGGCCTGAGCCCCGACCAGGACGCCCTGGCCAAGCAGCTCCTCCGGCTGATCACCGCCAACGTCTCGGCCGGCTGA
- a CDS encoding MarR family winged helix-turn-helix transcriptional regulator, with protein sequence MAAKKAEQALVDQWREMLALHARTQCELDRALHQHGLCGSDFEVLDVLSGESCAFRVQEISERVHLSQSALSRLIARLEKDGLVERGMCAEDRRGVRVTLTDKGRTLHGEVLPLQRAVLTKMLSD encoded by the coding sequence ATGGCGGCGAAGAAGGCCGAGCAGGCGCTCGTGGACCAGTGGCGGGAGATGCTGGCGCTGCATGCCCGCACGCAGTGTGAACTCGACCGTGCTCTGCATCAACACGGCCTGTGCGGCAGTGACTTCGAGGTGCTGGACGTGCTGTCCGGCGAGTCGTGCGCGTTCCGCGTCCAGGAGATCTCCGAGCGCGTCCACCTCAGTCAGAGCGCGCTGTCCCGGCTGATCGCCCGGCTGGAGAAGGACGGTCTCGTCGAGCGCGGCATGTGCGCGGAGGACCGGCGGGGCGTCCGTGTGACCCTCACGGACAAGGGGCGCACGCTGCACGGCGAGGTACTCCCGTTGCAGCGCGCGGTGTTGACGAAGATGCTGAGCGACTGA
- a CDS encoding maleylpyruvate isomerase family mycothiol-dependent enzyme translates to MDTDAFVRTLDREGGLLASAAEVAGVGTEVPTCPGWRVRDLLRHTGMVHRWAAGFVAEGYTAYHPDGGLPDLDGAELVAWFRAGHRALVDTLATAPPAVECRYFLPAPSPLAFWARRQAHETTVHRADAEAARGGTPGDLAADFAADGIDELLRGFHARGKSRVRSETARVLRVRATDTDDATWTVRLSQEPPAAERGGTGEADCELAGPAGQLYLALWNRAPYPTVSGDPSVAALWREKSAVTWS, encoded by the coding sequence ATGGACACGGATGCGTTCGTACGGACCCTGGACCGGGAGGGTGGCCTGCTGGCCTCGGCCGCCGAGGTGGCGGGGGTCGGGACCGAGGTGCCGACCTGTCCGGGGTGGCGGGTGCGGGATCTGCTGCGGCACACGGGAATGGTGCACCGGTGGGCGGCCGGGTTCGTCGCCGAGGGGTACACCGCGTACCACCCCGACGGGGGCCTGCCCGATCTCGACGGGGCGGAGTTGGTGGCCTGGTTCCGGGCAGGGCACCGCGCCCTCGTGGACACCCTCGCCACCGCCCCGCCCGCCGTGGAGTGCCGGTATTTCCTGCCGGCGCCGTCGCCGCTCGCGTTCTGGGCCCGTCGGCAGGCGCACGAGACGACCGTGCACCGGGCCGACGCCGAGGCGGCACGCGGGGGCACGCCCGGCGATCTCGCGGCGGACTTCGCGGCCGACGGCATCGACGAGTTGCTCCGCGGATTCCACGCCCGCGGCAAGAGCAGGGTCCGCAGTGAGACAGCCCGAGTGCTGCGCGTGCGGGCGACGGACACGGACGACGCCACATGGACCGTACGACTGTCCCAGGAGCCGCCCGCCGCCGAGCGGGGCGGCACAGGGGAAGCCGACTGCGAACTGGCCGGTCCCGCCGGTCAGTTGTACCTCGCCCTGTGGAACCGGGCGCCGTATCCCACCGTCTCCGGTGACCCGTCGGTCGCCGCGCTGTGGCGGGAGAAGTCCGCCGTCACCTGGAGCTGA